Part of the Mycoplasmopsis columboralis genome, CTGCTTCTCTAACTTTTTCAGTTGTGGGCCTAGTGGTGTTTTTGTCTGGTTCTAAAATTTTTTTATTTTTGTATTTGCCTGCTACTATTCTTAACATAATTTTAATCCTTTAAAAAATAGCACTTAGTGCTATTTTGTAGCTTTCATTGCTAAATGAACTTTTTCTAAACCTTCAGCTCCATAAAAATGGTTAACTAATTCATATCCTAATTGCATTGCTGCATCTGCACATCTAGCTGTAATTAATTTATTAGTTGATAATAAATTAGTAACGTATGATTGTTGATAATTATTGCTTCTAAATTCTTTTGCTCATGAACTTGGATAAGCTGAATATTGAATTGTTTCATCAATAATATCGTGCTCTCTTAATGTATTTGGAGCATCACAAATAGCTGCTATTTTATTAGGAAATTTTTTTATCATCTCTAAAGAGACTTCATCAGTTCTTAATGATTGTGCTCCTGGTCCTCCTGGAACAAAGAGTAAATCGTAATCATTAATATTAACGCTATTTTTTACATTATGTATTGTGATAACTCCATATTGACTACTTACGGAAGTTAATTCAGGGTTGAAATAATCGATTTCCACACTTTCATCTGCTCTTCTAAGGCAAGAAAGGGGAGTGACTAATTCAACATCATTAAATTTGTTTTCTAAAATTACTAATACTTTCATTATCTTTTTTTAAATCTTAAAACTCCTCTTCATAATAAATACACAAAAATCGCAATTGGAAGTAAAACTACCAAAACAAAAACAACAATATAAAAGTTTCTTCATCCTTTATTTAAAGATTTTTTAGAATCTTCTACCATTGATAAAAATTCTGCAGTGTCATTTACAATAAACATTTTTATGTCTTGAATACGTTTTTTGTCATATAAGTATAAACCAAAATATAAAACACTTATAACAACCATACTCAATAATCCAATAATTAAAAATACTTGAGTGTTTCCAAAACCATTATCTAGCAATTTAACCAAATCAATTGTGCTATCAATTTTAATAGCACTTGTTTCGGATGTTTTGATGATGATTTTTTCGGCTTTATAAAGTCCAAAAACAATTAACTCTAAAAGTCCAAAATATGTCATAAAAAAGGTATAAATTCACGTCAAATTAATCACTTTACGAGAAATATCTTTATATAAGTCCGCAAATGTTGTGCTAGCAGCAATATCTCCGCTACTAAAACTTTCTCGATATTTTCTTTCAATGCTTTTTCATGCTGAGAGTCTAATTAAATTTTTCGCAAAGTAAAAAAGAGAAATTGCCAATAACAGTCCAAGTCCTATTCAATAATATATTCCTGATGAAGGTTCTTTGGCTGTATTAAATGAATAGTTCATGATCATTCCAGACAAACAAATAATTAAAAGTATTCATCAAAAAATGAGCGCAACTTTTCGAATGTTTTTTTCTTTTTTAAGGATTCTAAAAGTATCAGATGAAAGCATTCTTTGTGGATCTTGATATTTATTAATTATTTTCTCTTGTTGAGCAATACTGTGCTCTAATTTATTACTTTGTTGCAATTCAACTGTATTGTTTGATATTTTTGGTTTAAACATTATCACCTGGTTTCTGTAATTGCTCATTTAAACTAGCAAATACTTCATTAATTAAACGAATAGAAAATTCTGATTCTTCTTTTAATTGTCCTTCTAACTTAGTGCTAAATCACTCAATAACTTCATCCTTAGCATTTTGATCTAATGAAGAAGTTAATTGAATTAATGCGATAGCTGAAGTTTCTATATTTTCATTATTAAATTGTTCTACTGCCGCTTGTTTTGCTTCTTTGATGATGAGTTCTTCTTTTTCTTGTTTACTTAAAGTATCATAAGTTGGGTGTTTTAGACGAATTTGTTTAATAGCTTGATCATATTGAGAACTTAACTCTTTAGCAGCATTATTTATGTTTTCACTTAGTTGTGAATCATTATCAAGTCTTTTAAGAATATCATTTCTTAATTGTGAATCATTGATTAGTTCCGCTAATTCACTTAAATTAGAAATAAAGTTTTCTTTTTCTTGATCAGTTAGACTATTTCAATCTCGCGCAAAAACCTCTTGAAATTTATTTGGATCTTCAAATATTTTAAAAAGGCCTTCTATTTTTTTCAAAATATAACCTGGAGCCTTCCCTTTAAAACCAGTCAGAAGTGATACGCTAAATTGTTGAAAAGAATCAGTTTGTTTAGCTGTAGGCTTGGCACTAACAATTGCAGCAAACATCGGTACACCAATTGCAAAACTTGTTAAAGCATAAAAAGTTCTTAAAACTCTTCTAGGTTTTCGAATCGGAAGAGAAGCTCTTTGATAAGTTGTAATTGATTGTGAAGATTCCAAATTATTCATTGAATCTTGAGATTGATTTTTAAAAATTTCATTTTCTTGCTTTTGAATTTCATCCAACATTTGTTTTTGATGTTTGATTTTGCGTTTTCTTTTTATCAGTAAAACGCTAGTAAATGTAATTGTGCTTATTACATTTAAAATAGCATAGACAATAAAATATAAAAAGATTAAAGAATACCTAATTAACTCAGCTGTAAGATTCTTATTTTCATCATTAGGTAAACTCGCAACAATTGCTTTATATAAAATAAATGTAACTAGCGACGAAATAGCAATAACTAACACTTGAACTATCAAAAAAGGTCATTTAAAGTAATAACCACTAATAATTAAGAAAACAGCTAGCAAAATAACTCCAAAAATAATTAAAGCTAAAAAAGCACTGCTGTTTGTAAATTGAACAAGTGACTTTAAAAAACTTGAAGCGTTTGACATATTAAATTAAAATAGTCCTTTTGTTTGGTTTTTTTCATGGGTTTTTCTTATCAATTCGATCAATAAAAAGTTTCCCTTGCAAGTGATCTAATTCATGTTGAAAAATAATGGCTAAATACCCAGTAAGATCAAAGGTATAAACCCCTTGTTTGTTATAGCTATAAGCTTGCACTGTGATTTTATTGCTTCTCGGAACATATCCTTCTTGATTTGGTCAATCTTCAGGAACTGATAAACACCCTTCTCCTTCAGATAACGCAACTAATTGATCGCTTTTGCGAATGACTTTAGGATTAAATAAAACATCTTTAAAAATAGGATTTCCTTTGGCATCTGGTAAATAAACATAAAAAACATTTTTAAGTATTCCGTATTGTACCGCAGCCACTCCAACACCTGCTCTAAACTCGCTGCCTTCTTTTTGAGAATCATCAATGTGATAGATCATTTTTTCAGCTAATTCAATATCTTCTTCGCTCAAAGGAAGAGGTACATCTAAAGATTTTTGCCTTAAAACTTTTTCAGGTAAGTTAACAATTTTGACATCATATTTTTTCATATTTTCAATTATATTAAAAAACGAAGTTTAAGACTTCGTTTTTATTACTTTGATAATTAATTAGAACCTGTGGTTGAAGTTTCTGAAGAAGTGTTTGCATCGGTTGGATTACCGTGTGTTGCTGAATAATTTTCTGACTCTGTTCTAAATTTTCCGTATGCAGCCCTCAATTCTTGGAAAGCTTGAGTTATGCTCTGAGTTGATGCTAAAATTTGATCATAAGTTGCTGTCTCAAGATCTAATGTTGATTGTGTTTTTACGTTTGACGAGTTATTATACGCATCTCTTAGAGGGGTTGTTATTTCTTCAGGATAATCATTATGACTTAAATGATAAACTATAGTTTCGTTGTTTAATAAATTGTTCAATCTTCCTAGATTAGCTGTATATTGAGATTTAGCTTTTTCTTTTTTATCTTCTTCAATTAATTGTGCAAATTTATCGTGCGCTTCTTGTTTAATAAGAGCAACTGCTGATTTTAATGTATCAATATCACTATCATCAAGACCCGCTAATTCAAATGCATAATCAGTATATTCTTCTTCTCATTTATCTTTTACTGATTGCTCAAAACGAGAAATTTGTTCACCATCGAATTGCCCTCCACTAGCAGCAATATCTCTGTAATTGTTTAGAACAGATGTTGCTTCTTTTTCATAAGCAAATGCTTGAAGTTCTCTTAATTTATTTTCAAATTGTTCTTTTTTGCTATTGAACTGTTCAGAAGCATTTTCTCCGCTTTCAGCAGCATTCGCAACTTCGCTTGCTAATCCTTCTAATTCAAGTTTTTGATCTTCGGTTAATTGATTATACATAGGATCGGCTTTGAATTCATCGTTCTCTTCAGCAGTTTCGGCTTTAGATAATTTAATCTTCAATTCTTCAACTTTTTCTAGTAATTGGGTTTTAGATGCGTTAAATTGTTCTTCATTTGAACGATCTGAAATGTCAACTCCTTTAAGAGCACTCATTAAATCTTCTAATTCTGCTTTGTCTTGTTCACTTAATGAAGAATATTTAGGGTGTTCTTTAACAGAATTGTATGCTTTTGTTGCCTCATCTAATTCTTCTTGAAGTTTTAACTCTACACTTTTAGCATTTAGTTGATTAATTGCTTCTTTTAATTCATCCGCACTTACATTTTCATTACTTTTTAATGCTTCTTTTTGGTCAATTAAAGTCTGTAGTTGTGCTTGATGCTCTTCATTTAAAGAACCTTTAGCTTCTTTTGCTTTATTAATAGTAGTATCTAACTCATCTAGTAAAACAAGTTGTTTGTATTTAGTTGATAAATTATCTAATTTTTCTTGAATTTGTTCAGTTGTTAAGTTTGAATTTAAAGCTTCTTTATCTGATGTAATTAAAGAATCTAAAATAGCTTTTCTTTCCGCACTTAACGCTGGAACATCTTTTCCTAATTCTGAATAATTTCCCCCGTTAGCTGCAAGTTGAGCTAATTCATCAGCTTTAGCTAAATATTGCATTTTTAATTCACGCGCAGCTTTATCATCTTCAAGTTCTTTCATTTTATTTAGAAGATTTTCTTTTTCAGCTGGGTAAGATTCTTTGCCTTCTGCAGTAGCTAAATCTAAGGCTTTGACTTTTTCAACTAATTGATCTAATTGTTGTTGTTTTTCTTGTGTAGCACTGGTGTATGCTTCTGAAGATTTAAACGCTTCTGCTTTAGCTAATAAAGATTCTTTGTCATTTTTAAGCATTAAATCTTTTAGTTCATTTTCTAAATTAGCTTTTGCCTGAATTAATCCTTCTGTAGTTGCATCAGTAGCATTAGCTAGTTGTTCATATCTATTTAAAATCTCATCTAATGCTGCTTTATTTGACTCAAGCAAGGTATCTTTAAGAACTTTAGAATCAGAAATAGCTTGTAATAATTCTTTCTTAGCATTTTCCAATTCTTTTTCTTCTTGAATAGCTTCATCGCTTTGAACTTGTGCTTTATTTGTGGCATCAAGAAGATCATTTAATGCTTTTTCAAAGTCTTGTGAGGTTTGATTTGAATCCACAACATTGTTTAAGTTGTCAATTGCTTTTTGTAAATCGGCTTTTTGTTCATCTGTTAATTCAGCGTTTTTTAGAACCTCCATTGCTTTTTCAACTGGTAATTTCGCTGATAATTTTTTAGCCAATTTTTCTAATTCTTGTAGTTTTTCTTGTTTTGTTTGCTCATTTATTTGCTCGTAATTCATTAAGTGCTTATCCCTTAATGACTCAACACTTAAATATGATGGTGTTGATAAATATTTTGAATAAGCATCCAAAATTTGATCTGACGATTGTTTATATTCATTTAACACTCTATCATTTTCGGTTTGAGTTTCCTTATAGTCCACTCTTGTACCTTTTTCTTTTTGTGAGCGTTTTTGTAATGTTGTAAGAGCAGCAACTGCTGATACCCCTGCAACTAATCCTAAAGCTAAAATAGCTCCTGTAATTTTTCTACCTTTATTTTTCATATTTTCATTATAACAAAATTAAATTTAAATTAAATTGTTCGTTTTTTACCTTCTAACTCTGAAAAATCGAAAAAAAAAAAAAAAAAACAGTCATGCAAAACTGTTTTTCTGGTTTTGGAACTAAAGTAATTTTTCTAGTTCGTGTTCCAAAATTGACACAATTTCTTCTAAAGATTTAACGGTTTGAGTATCAAATCTTTTATAAACTGGTGCATCAATATCCAAAACTGCAAATAATTTGTTTTTTACAATTACTGGAATAACCACTTCACTTTTTGAGTTGCTATCGCAAACAATGTGATCTTTAAAAGTATTAACATCATCTACAACAACGGTTTTTTGAATGGTGGCAGCGTGCCCGCATACCCCTCTATTAAAAGGAATTACTGAACAAGCAACCTTACCTTGAAAAGCGTGTAAATATAAAGTATTGTCTTCATTTACATAAAAACCTGCTCAATTTAAATTGTCGAATTTTTCTCAAATAAAAGCGGATGTGTTGGCTAAAATTGTGTAAATTTTCTTTTCATTATCAATTAAATTTTTATATTCATTCATTTTACTGTTTGTTTTTTTCAATTAATTTTTCTGCATCAGAAAGTTTAATTGAGAAGAAACTTGTTACTCCTCTATTTTGCATTGTTGCCCCAAATAAATGGTCAACTCTAGACATTGTTCCATGACGGTGAGTAATGACAATAAATTGGGTTTGTTTTTTAAGTTCTTGTAAGTAATTTGCATAACGCACAACATTTGATTCATCCAGAGCAGCTTCTACCTCATCTAAAATACAAAGAGGTAAAGGACGAGCTTTTAAGATTGCAAAGAGTAATGAAATAGCAATAAGAGATTTTTCTCCTCCAGAAAATAGTTTTAAATTCTTAACACTTTTTCCAGGAGGTTGTGCAAAAATAGAAATTCCACTTTCAAGCACATTGCTTGGATCGACAAATTTTACTTGTGCAGTTCCTCCACCAAACATAGATTTAAATACTTTATCAAATTCAACATTTACATCATTAACAATATTGCTCAAACGAGTAATAATTATTTTGTCTAACTCTGCAATTGCGTTTAAAACTGTGTCTTTAGCTTCTTGTAATTCATCTCTATTTGATACATAAACATCATATTTAGATTCAACTTCTTCAAGTTGAATGATTGACTCTAAATTTACATTTCCTAAAGCATTAATTTCGTTTCTGAGTTCAGTTATTAATTCTTCTGCCTTTTCAATTGGCATTTCTAATTTATAATTTTTCACTGCGTTTTCGAGGGTTAAGTTATAAAAAGAAACTAATCTTATACGGTGTTGTTCAAGTATTTTTTCTGATTCTTTTGCTTGATATAATTTTTCGCTAAATGATTCTGTGAGTTGATTGAACAATTTATTAGCCTCATTTCTAAGCTCATTTAGTTGTTCAATATCAGCATCAATTTTATGTTTTTGTTGTAATAAAGCACTAAGCTCAAAAACAAAAGTTTTTAGCTCACTATCAATTTTGTTGATTCGATCAATAGTTGCATTAACGGTCTCTCCACTAATTTTAGAAACATCTTCTCCAAGAAGTGAAAAATCAGATTGAATTTTGTCTAATTTTTCTTGAGTATGTTTAATTGAAATTAAGATTCCTGAAATTTCGTTTCCATAAGAAGTCACATAATTTTGCAAATTAATACTTTGGCTTTTTAGATTTTCAATATCTACGGTGTGTTTTTTCTCCATTGCGACAATTCCAGGAATGAGATTCTCTAATTGTTTAATTTTGTCATCAATTCCTAAAATATCATCACTTTCTTGTTTTGTTCCCCCGACCATAATTCCACCAGGACGAACCACATCACCATCTTTAGTAACAACCATGTATTTTTTGTCTAATACTTTAGAAATTTTATTAGCTGAATCAATGTTATCTACAACTACAATATTTCCAAGTAAAAACCTATTTAGTACATCATATCTAGGATCTACTTTAACAAGCTCACTAGCAAGGCCTAAAAAACCTAGATGATTTCTTACAACTAATAAATAATCATCGCGAATAAATTTTTCTTTAATTGAAGTTAAAGGAATAAAGGTTGCCCGTCCTCCATTATTGGATTTCAAAAATTCAATTGCCTTAACGGCTGTTTCAGGAGTATCCACAACTACATGTTGTACGCTTGAAGCCAAAACAGCTTCAATAGCAGAAGTATATTCGCTTTCTACTTTAATTAAATCACCAACAATTCCTTTTAAACCTCTAAAGTTGTGAGCATTTTCTAAAATTGTTTTGGTTCCTTTGTAAAGATTACTTTTACTTTCTTTTTTAGAAGCTAAAATTTTAAGTTGAGTTTCAATCTCGTGTTTTTTTCTACTCAAATTATTAAGTTTAGTTTGCAAGTCATTAATTGTAACGTTTACTTCTGTGAGCTTTTGAGCAGTTTGTTCTTTTTTATCTTTAATTTCTTTTTCACTATTTAAAAGATGCTCTAAAACTTGTTTTTGTTCAATATAAGCTTCTTGCAATGCTTCTTTTTTCTCTTTTAAATCAACTTGAAACTCTCCAGAGGCAATCATGTTTCTTCTTGTAGTTTCAGTGTTATATATAATTTTAAGTTCATTTAAACGAGATTCAGCAGCATTCTTTTTAGATGAAAGTTCTGAAATCCTTTTGTTTAAATCACCTTGCTCATTTTTACGATGAGCTATTTTAGTGCTATATTCATCAATTTTATCTCTATAGTTATTCTTTGTGTCTTCAACACCTTCAAGTTCATTTTTTAATGATGAGCAAAGTTGTTCCAAACGAACAATTTCTTGCCCTAAATAAGCAATTTCAACATTTTTTAATTTAGCAGTTTTGTCTTTGAAAACAAGAGCTTTTTCTGCTTGTTTTCTAAGAGGTTCTAGTTGCTTTTCTAATTCACTAATGTGTGCTTGAATAATTTTTAGTGATTCATCTGTTCTTTCAAGTTTTCTAATTGATTCAATTTTTCTAAATTTATATTTAGAAACTCCAGCAGCTTCTTCAAAAATACCTCTACGGTCCTCATCACTAGCTTGAGCGATATCACTAACAGTACCTTGAGAAATAATAGCTAAAGAGCTCTTTCCAATTCCCGTTTCCATCGCAATGGCTTTAATATCTTTGTGTCTTGCTGGTTGCCCGTTAATGTAGTATTGGTTTAATCCTTTGTTTCTTTCTAAAGAGCGAGTGATTGAAATAGTTTCGCCTTCATATGAAGTAAGTCCGTCTTTATTTTCAAAAGTTAAAGTAACAGTTGCTTTGTCTAAAGGTTTAGCGGTTTTTGAACCTGCGAAGATAACATCTTTCATTTCATCTCCACGAAGTTCTTTAGCGCTTTGTTCTCCCAACACTCATTTAATGGCATCATTAATATTACTTTTACCTGAACCATTTGGCCCGACAATTCCAGCAATTCCACCATCAAAACGTAAAATTACCGGATCAGCAAATGATTTAAATCCGTGAGCTTCAATTTTAATTAATTTCATTTTTGTTCCTTTACTTTAGCTTATTTAAGGCATCCTGAGCCGCTAATTGCTCAGCCTCTTTTTTGGAATGTCCAATTCCTTTTCCGTAAATTTGTTTATCATGAAGAGCTTTTGCCAAAAATGTTTTGTCATCATTTTGAACCACAACATATGTCACACTATTTTTTGAAAAACTTTGAAAATACTCTTGCAAAATTGTTTTTGAATCCTTGTTTCCTTGGGAATGAACTTTATCAATGATAGGAAAAATATATTTAGCCACAAATTTACGTGCTTGTTCAAGACCTTGATCTAAATAAATGGCTCCCAGCATTGATTCAAAAATGTCTGCTTTAACTTTAAGAGAGTTTTTAACATCATTAGCTGTTTGTTTAATTCCAGTTTTTAAAATATCTACTAAACCCAATTTTTCAGACAATTCCGCTAGCGTTTCAGTTCTAACAGCAGTAGAACGTACTCTAGTTTGCATTCCCGGTTCTAATAATGTGTATTTTACAAATATATATTCACTAGATAAAAAATTCAAAACCGAATCACCTAAAAACTCTAATTGTTCGTAGCTATTAAAACTTTTGTGCAAGGCTACATACGAAGAGTGAGTAATAGCAGCAAAATACAATTTTTCATTTTTAGGTTCAATTTGATGATGTCTTAAAAATTCACTTAGCGATTTAGCTTTAATAATTGTCATAATTAAATTTGCTCACTTAATTTAGAAATTAAATCTTTTTCCATAGCATCTTGAAGCTGATGTAATGCGGCTAAGTAACTTTTTTTATCACTTGAACCATGAGTTTTTAAAGCCGGAGCATTTACCCCAATTACTCAAGCACTTCCAACATTACGATAATCAAGTTGCTTCATTACATCTTTGAAAGCTCTTTTCATTAAAAGAGCACCGATTTTACGCACAAAAGATTTATTGATGCTTTCTTTTAAGGAATCAATAAAAGTAAACACAGCTCCTTCATAGCTTTTAAGCACCAAGTTACCGCCATATCCATCAATAACAGCTACTTCAAAATTCCCTCTAAATAAATCTCTGGTTTCATGAAACCCCAAATAATTAATATTGCTATTTTCTTTAAGTAATTGATGTGCCTCTTTAGTAAATTCAAGACCTTTATAATCTTCGGTTCCTATATTTAATAAAGCAACTCTAGGATTTTCTTGATTAAACATCACTTTATAAAAACTTGAAGCTAAATTAGCTCATTCCACTAGTCATTCAGCTTTAACTTCCAAATTAGCTCCTACGTCTAAAAAGACAAATTTCTTTCCATTAATTGCATTTGCTACAGGCATAAAAGCTGGACGAGAAACATTTGGTAATCTTTTTAGTTTTAATGTCAAAGCCGAAATATAACTTCCGCTATCTCCACAAGATAAAATGCTTTGGGCTTGATTTGTTTTATATAGATCAATTGCTTGATTCATTGAAGTGTTTTCTTTTAAAGTTTGTTTAATATTTTTAGGATCGCTAGGAGTATTTGGATTATCAACAAGTTCAATGTTTTGAGGTAATTTTAAATTGATATTTTTTAGATTTCCAACTAACACAATTTTAGTTTCAGGGTGTTTTAAAGCAAATTCTTGAGAGGCTTCAATTGCTGGCATTACTCCATTATCATTTCCATTGATATCAAAAGCAATAGTATATTTATACATTATTCAACTCCTATGAAAAAGTGGTAATTAGGTTGATTTCCTTCGTAAATTTCCACTTCAACATCTCATTTGGAGTTAATGTAGTTTGAAATTTCTTCTGCATCAGAGTAACTAGATTCATCACCATAGAAAATAGTGACAATTTCACTTTTTTTACTAATTAGCTTTGAAACAATTTTTTTACCAGCTGTAATTGAATCTTCCACTGAAGCAATTATTTTTCCATTAGCAATGGCTAAGTATTCACCTTGTTTGATTTCAACACCATTTAATTTGGTGCTACGAGCTGCAATTGTTACTTCACCAGAATTCACTCCTTTAATAGCTTCTTTAATATTATTTTTATTTTCTTTTACAGTATTTTCAGGATTAAAATTAAATAATGCTGCTAAACCTTCCATTTGTGTTTTGGTTGGAATTACAATAACATTACAGTCATTAGTTACTGCTGCTGCTTGCTGGGCCACTAAAGTAATGTTTTTGTTATTAGGCAAAATAAAGACGTTTTCTGCATTAACTGATTCAATTGCTTTAATTAATTCTTGAGCGGATGGGTTTTGACTTTGTCCGCTTTCAACAACATAATCACAACCGTTTTCTTTCATAATTCGAACAATTCCAGTTCCTAAATTACATGAAATAATGGCGTTTTCAACCCTTTCTTGACGTTCTTGAGCTTGTTTGAGTTCTTCTGCTTGTGCTTTAGAATCGTTAGCTTGCAATGTCATATTTTCAGATTTAATTTTGATAAATTCACCATGTTTTTGTCCAAAGTTAAGCATGTCTCCTGGTTTAAGTGCATGCCCATGAACTTTTAATAAGTTATCATCTTGCACCACTACAAGAGAAGTGGCAATTTTTTCAATTTGTTTGGTAAAACGATTTTTATCAAATTTTTCAGCATCACTTAGTTCAATTAAAAACTCAGTACAATATCCAAATTCACCATCATAAGTTTCTACATCAGAAATAAAATTGGCAATGTCTTCGCTTACATCAGATTTAGCAACTGCTCTTCCTTGAAGATATTCACTAATCCCTCAAAGAATTTTAACCAACCCTTCACCACCACTGTCAGTTACACCTACTTCTCTTAAAGTTTTAAGAATATTTGGAGTATTGTCACAGCTTACACGAGCAAAATTGTATGCATCAGCAAACACATCGTTAATTTCGGCTTCAGAATCTTTATATTTTTTTGTTAAATTCTCGGCTGTTTCTCGGATAACAGTCAAAATAGTTCCTTCAACTGGTTTATAAACTGCTTTGTATGCTCTAGCGGCCGCTCCTTCAAAAGCCAATGTTAAATCATGCGCATTTAAAGTGTCTTTCCCATTAATTGCTGTAAAAAAACCTTTAAAAATCTGACTTAATATTACTCCTGAATTACCTCTAGCTTCATAAATCATGTCATGCGCTAGTTGCGCAAGAACTTCAGTAACATTTTGATTTGTTACTTTTTGTAAGTTATTTACAGTTCCAGAAATAGTTGCTGCCATGTTAGTTCCTGTATCTCCATCAGGTACAGGGAAAACATTTAATGCATCGATTTTATTTTTAGCATTAATTAAAGCATTAGCACCAGAAAGTAAAGCTTCTGAAAGTTGCTTTCCATTGATAATCTTAGACATTTTCTACACCCCTAACTAAAATGGTTATCTTATTGAGAATCTCTTTTTTCTTTCTTAGTTCATAATACATTTGGCTATAAAGTTCTTCAACTAGAGGTTTTACCGCTACTGAAGATAGCACACTAACAGCAGCCACAAAACTTCAACCATTAGGTGTTGAGTATACTTCCACCAATTCAATTGGATCAGTTTGTAAATTATCCATATCTATAAATTCCGTTTTTTGTGAATTCTCTGTCAAATTGTTCTCGTTTTTTTGAATTTTTACAATACCAGGAATTGAAGAAAGTTTATACACAAAAAGTTTTTTGATTTCAAGAAGTTCCATTTATAGCCTCCAAATCTTAAAAATATAATTTTATTTATATTTTACAGTTTTTTTCAAATTTATAGGGTCAAAAAACATTTCAGATAAGTATAAATTTAATATAATTGAAAATACTTATA contains:
- a CDS encoding GAF domain-containing protein, translated to MKKTNSKMNEYKNLIDNEKKIYTILANTSAFIWEKFDNLNWAGFYVNEDNTLYLHAFQGKVACSVIPFNRGVCGHAATIQKTVVVDDVNTFKDHIVCDSNSKSEVVIPVIVKNKLFAVLDIDAPVYKRFDTQTVKSLEEIVSILEHELEKLL
- a CDS encoding CCDC158 family protein, with the translated sequence MKNKGRKITGAILALGLVAGVSAVAALTTLQKRSQKEKGTRVDYKETQTENDRVLNEYKQSSDQILDAYSKYLSTPSYLSVESLRDKHLMNYEQINEQTKQEKLQELEKLAKKLSAKLPVEKAMEVLKNAELTDEQKADLQKAIDNLNNVVDSNQTSQDFEKALNDLLDATNKAQVQSDEAIQEEKELENAKKELLQAISDSKVLKDTLLESNKAALDEILNRYEQLANATDATTEGLIQAKANLENELKDLMLKNDKESLLAKAEAFKSSEAYTSATQEKQQQLDQLVEKVKALDLATAEGKESYPAEKENLLNKMKELEDDKAARELKMQYLAKADELAQLAANGGNYSELGKDVPALSAERKAILDSLITSDKEALNSNLTTEQIQEKLDNLSTKYKQLVLLDELDTTINKAKEAKGSLNEEHQAQLQTLIDQKEALKSNENVSADELKEAINQLNAKSVELKLQEELDEATKAYNSVKEHPKYSSLSEQDKAELEDLMSALKGVDISDRSNEEQFNASKTQLLEKVEELKIKLSKAETAEENDEFKADPMYNQLTEDQKLELEGLASEVANAAESGENASEQFNSKKEQFENKLRELQAFAYEKEATSVLNNYRDIAASGGQFDGEQISRFEQSVKDKWEEEYTDYAFELAGLDDSDIDTLKSAVALIKQEAHDKFAQLIEEDKKEKAKSQYTANLGRLNNLLNNETIVYHLSHNDYPEEITTPLRDAYNNSSNVKTQSTLDLETATYDQILASTQSITQAFQELRAAYGKFRTESENYSATHGNPTDANTSSETSTTGSN
- a CDS encoding DJ-1/PfpI family protein, with protein sequence MKVLVILENKFNDVELVTPLSCLRRADESVEIDYFNPELTSVSSQYGVITIHNVKNSVNINDYDLLFVPGGPGAQSLRTDEVSLEMIKKFPNKIAAICDAPNTLREHDIIDETIQYSAYPSSWAKEFRSNNYQQSYVTNLLSTNKLITARCADAAMQLGYELVNHFYGAEGLEKVHLAMKATK
- a CDS encoding AAA family ATPase — encoded protein: MKLIKIEAHGFKSFADPVILRFDGGIAGIVGPNGSGKSNINDAIKWVLGEQSAKELRGDEMKDVIFAGSKTAKPLDKATVTLTFENKDGLTSYEGETISITRSLERNKGLNQYYINGQPARHKDIKAIAMETGIGKSSLAIISQGTVSDIAQASDEDRRGIFEEAAGVSKYKFRKIESIRKLERTDESLKIIQAHISELEKQLEPLRKQAEKALVFKDKTAKLKNVEIAYLGQEIVRLEQLCSSLKNELEGVEDTKNNYRDKIDEYSTKIAHRKNEQGDLNKRISELSSKKNAAESRLNELKIIYNTETTRRNMIASGEFQVDLKEKKEALQEAYIEQKQVLEHLLNSEKEIKDKKEQTAQKLTEVNVTINDLQTKLNNLSRKKHEIETQLKILASKKESKSNLYKGTKTILENAHNFRGLKGIVGDLIKVESEYTSAIEAVLASSVQHVVVDTPETAVKAIEFLKSNNGGRATFIPLTSIKEKFIRDDYLLVVRNHLGFLGLASELVKVDPRYDVLNRFLLGNIVVVDNIDSANKISKVLDKKYMVVTKDGDVVRPGGIMVGGTKQESDDILGIDDKIKQLENLIPGIVAMEKKHTVDIENLKSQSINLQNYVTSYGNEISGILISIKHTQEKLDKIQSDFSLLGEDVSKISGETVNATIDRINKIDSELKTFVFELSALLQQKHKIDADIEQLNELRNEANKLFNQLTESFSEKLYQAKESEKILEQHRIRLVSFYNLTLENAVKNYKLEMPIEKAEELITELRNEINALGNVNLESIIQLEEVESKYDVYVSNRDELQEAKDTVLNAIAELDKIIITRLSNIVNDVNVEFDKVFKSMFGGGTAQVKFVDPSNVLESGISIFAQPPGKSVKNLKLFSGGEKSLIAISLLFAILKARPLPLCILDEVEAALDESNVVRYANYLQELKKQTQFIVITHRHGTMSRVDHLFGATMQNRGVTSFFSIKLSDAEKLIEKNKQ
- a CDS encoding MSC_0882 family membrane protein; amino-acid sequence: MFKPKISNNTVELQQSNKLEHSIAQQEKIINKYQDPQRMLSSDTFRILKKEKNIRKVALIFWWILLIICLSGMIMNYSFNTAKEPSSGIYYWIGLGLLLAISLFYFAKNLIRLSAWKSIERKYRESFSSGDIAASTTFADLYKDISRKVINLTWIYTFFMTYFGLLELIVFGLYKAEKIIIKTSETSAIKIDSTIDLVKLLDNGFGNTQVFLIIGLLSMVVISVLYFGLYLYDKKRIQDIKMFIVNDTAEFLSMVEDSKKSLNKGWRNFYIVVFVLVVLLPIAIFVYLLWRGVLRFKKR
- the def gene encoding peptide deformylase, producing MKKYDVKIVNLPEKVLRQKSLDVPLPLSEEDIELAEKMIYHIDDSQKEGSEFRAGVGVAAVQYGILKNVFYVYLPDAKGNPIFKDVLFNPKVIRKSDQLVALSEGEGCLSVPEDWPNQEGYVPRSNKITVQAYSYNKQGVYTFDLTGYLAIIFQHELDHLQGKLFIDRIDKKNPWKKPNKRTILI